A genomic window from Planococcus rifietoensis includes:
- a CDS encoding YggT family protein, whose amino-acid sequence MYLLVNLLLSAINIYFYILIISVFMSWVPSIKESAFGQMISRITDPYLDIFRRFIPPIGMIDISPIVAIFFLSLASQGIITLAEYLL is encoded by the coding sequence ATGTATCTTCTTGTAAATTTATTGTTAAGCGCTATTAACATCTACTTTTATATCCTGATTATCAGCGTCTTCATGAGCTGGGTGCCGAGCATCAAGGAATCTGCATTCGGGCAGATGATCTCCCGGATTACAGATCCTTATCTGGATATTTTCCGCCGCTTCATCCCGCCGATCGGCATGATCGATATCTCACCGATTGTGGCTATTTTCTTCTTGAGCCTCGCAAGCCAAGGGATCATCACTTTGGCTGAGTACCTTCTCTGA
- a CDS encoding YggS family pyridoxal phosphate-dependent enzyme: protein MKAIKPKFEEMAHTLNQIHSGIEIVAVTKQVGIDRTQEAVDAGIRHLGENRPEGLKLKHGKIKGDVVWHYIGTLQSRKVKEVIGLIDYLHSLDRLSLAKEIQKRADKPVNCFIQVNVSGEDSKSGFSPEEVPAFIESLKEFDKVRVIGLMTMAPNTEDETLLRATFKGLKDLQLQVAANQWEHAPCTELSMGMSNDYLIAAEEGATFVRVGTALVGSESEAER from the coding sequence ATGAAAGCGATTAAACCGAAGTTTGAAGAAATGGCCCATACATTAAATCAAATCCATAGCGGCATTGAAATCGTCGCAGTCACAAAACAAGTCGGAATCGATAGAACCCAGGAAGCCGTCGATGCGGGCATCCGCCATCTCGGTGAAAACCGCCCGGAAGGCCTCAAGCTCAAGCATGGGAAGATCAAAGGCGATGTCGTTTGGCATTATATCGGTACGCTTCAGTCACGAAAAGTTAAGGAAGTGATCGGTTTGATCGATTATCTTCATTCCTTGGACCGCTTGAGCCTGGCGAAAGAAATCCAAAAACGTGCCGATAAGCCTGTCAATTGCTTTATTCAGGTTAATGTTTCCGGGGAGGATTCCAAAAGCGGCTTCTCTCCTGAAGAAGTTCCTGCTTTTATCGAATCCTTGAAGGAATTCGATAAGGTGCGTGTGATCGGCTTGATGACCATGGCTCCGAACACAGAAGATGAAACCTTGTTGAGAGCGACTTTTAAAGGTTTGAAAGACTTGCAGCTGCAAGTCGCAGCTAACCAATGGGAACACGCCCCTTGCACAGAATTGTCGATGGGCATGTCGAATGATTACCTGATTGCGGCTGAAGAAGGCGCGACATTCGTTCGCGTCGGGACCGCATTGGTAGGGTCGGAAAGTGAGGCGGAAAGATGA
- a CDS encoding cell division protein SepF codes for MSMKDKFKNFFYLDEYEEEPVQEERKQRPVQRYEKPAPAAAEQPQKKAPKAPKPVKERRENLEEPTVQNLVNLQNSSASSSKVSLAEPRVYAEAQDIAESLKTKQAVVVNLQRIERDQGLRIIDFLSGTVYALGGDIQRIGTDIFLCVPDTVEVDGAISDYYHDDQQ; via the coding sequence ATGAGCATGAAAGATAAATTCAAGAATTTCTTTTATCTGGACGAGTACGAGGAAGAGCCCGTCCAGGAAGAACGCAAGCAGCGGCCCGTGCAGCGTTATGAGAAGCCTGCCCCGGCTGCTGCCGAACAGCCGCAGAAGAAAGCACCGAAAGCACCAAAACCAGTGAAAGAACGCCGTGAGAATTTGGAGGAACCTACCGTGCAGAATTTAGTTAATTTGCAGAATTCATCTGCTTCTTCATCGAAAGTCAGTTTGGCGGAGCCGCGTGTTTATGCGGAAGCGCAGGACATTGCAGAAAGCTTGAAAACAAAACAGGCCGTCGTGGTCAACTTGCAGCGCATTGAACGGGACCAAGGCCTCCGGATCATCGATTTCCTGAGCGGCACTGTCTATGCACTAGGTGGGGACATTCAACGCATCGGAACGGACATTTTCCTATGCGTGCCGGACACGGTCGAAGTGGATGGCGCCATCTCCGATTATTATCACGACGATCAACAATAG
- the ftsZ gene encoding cell division protein FtsZ, producing the protein MLEFDTNIDALAVIKVIGVGGGGNNAVNRMIEHGVQGVEFIAVNTDAQALNLSKAETRLQIGGKLTRGLGAGANPDVGKKAAEESKEQIEEALRGADMVFVTAGMGGGTGTGAAPVIAGIAKELGALTVGVVTRPFTFEGRKRSTQAIGGIATMKESVDTLIVIPNDRLLEIVDKNTPMLEAFREADNVLRQGVQGISDLIAVPGLINLDFADVKTIMSNKGSALMGIGVSSGENRAAEAAKKAVSSPLLEVSVDGAKGVLMNITGGSNLSLYEVQEAADIVASASDEEVNMIFGSVINDNLKDEIVVTVIATGFNEEQLNPAGRAPRGSGLNANRIQSIQQQNPAPSIREARREEQSQRREEQTPYYNQEPQRQDKQSEDALDIPTFLRNRQKRR; encoded by the coding sequence ATGTTGGAATTTGATACAAATATCGATGCATTAGCCGTAATTAAAGTCATTGGTGTCGGTGGCGGCGGAAACAACGCAGTCAACCGGATGATCGAACATGGAGTTCAAGGGGTGGAATTCATCGCTGTCAACACAGATGCGCAAGCCTTGAACCTTTCGAAAGCGGAAACACGCCTGCAAATCGGAGGAAAATTGACGCGCGGCCTTGGCGCTGGCGCTAACCCGGATGTCGGGAAAAAAGCAGCAGAAGAAAGCAAAGAACAGATCGAAGAAGCTTTGCGCGGAGCCGATATGGTCTTCGTCACTGCCGGTATGGGCGGAGGCACTGGTACGGGTGCTGCACCTGTCATCGCAGGCATCGCCAAAGAACTTGGCGCTTTGACAGTGGGTGTCGTTACTCGCCCGTTCACATTCGAAGGGCGCAAGCGCTCAACACAGGCTATCGGCGGAATCGCAACGATGAAAGAGTCAGTCGATACATTGATCGTTATCCCGAACGACCGCCTACTTGAAATCGTCGACAAAAATACGCCGATGCTAGAAGCATTCCGTGAAGCGGATAATGTTCTTCGCCAAGGTGTACAAGGCATCTCTGATTTGATCGCAGTTCCTGGTCTTATCAACCTTGACTTTGCCGATGTGAAAACGATCATGTCGAACAAAGGATCAGCACTTATGGGCATCGGTGTCTCTTCTGGAGAAAACCGTGCTGCCGAAGCAGCGAAAAAAGCTGTATCGAGCCCATTGCTTGAAGTATCTGTCGATGGGGCAAAAGGCGTCTTGATGAACATCACAGGCGGTTCGAACTTGAGCTTGTATGAAGTACAAGAAGCAGCCGATATCGTCGCTTCCGCTTCTGATGAAGAAGTGAACATGATCTTCGGTTCCGTTATCAACGACAACTTGAAAGATGAAATCGTCGTCACGGTTATCGCTACTGGATTCAACGAAGAACAATTGAACCCTGCTGGACGTGCACCACGCGGATCTGGATTGAACGCAAACCGCATCCAATCGATCCAGCAACAAAACCCGGCTCCTTCTATTCGTGAAGCACGCCGCGAAGAACAGTCCCAGCGCCGCGAAGAGCAAACTCCTTATTACAACCAGGAGCCTCAGCGCCAGGACAAGCAAAGTGAAGATGCGTTGGACATTCCGACATTCCTTCGCAACAGACAAAAACGCCGTTAA